In one window of Lewinella sp. 4G2 DNA:
- a CDS encoding helix-turn-helix transcriptional regulator — protein sequence MPSIKPTAINPQEAEKLERIAYILKTVAHPLRLGIVHLLEQHPRLNVTDICEALGYEQSLVSHHLQNMKLKGILSVKRDGRSMMYSLKERDVSLIIECLENCQCNM from the coding sequence ATGCCCTCCATCAAGCCTACCGCCATCAACCCGCAGGAAGCTGAAAAGCTGGAGCGCATTGCGTACATCCTCAAGACGGTGGCCCACCCGCTCCGCCTCGGGATCGTCCATCTTCTCGAGCAACACCCGCGGCTTAACGTTACCGACATTTGTGAAGCCCTTGGTTACGAGCAAAGTTTGGTCAGTCACCACCTGCAGAATATGAAGCTTAAGGGCATCCTCAGCGTGAAGCGCGACGGGCGATCCATGATGTACTCCCTCAAAGAGCGGGACGTTTCCCTCATCATCGAGTGCCTGGAGAATTGCCAGTGTAATATGTAA
- a CDS encoding alpha-1,4-glucan--maltose-1-phosphate maltosyltransferase: MQNRSVIDNVTPQINNGRFPIKRVVGELVELSASIFGDGHDYLRAVVEYKHAKDKKWTTVEMNDHPNDLWTATFQVTKQGVYSYRIVSWVDQLLTWYRGFKKKQAAGQEMGVELAIGGNLLTAVKKALPKSKQSEVNKAIKALGQQDEAAAVDYVLGSVFGKIINDYPLRRFETVYDHQMKVKVGRTRERFSSWYELFPRSTSPDVDRAGTFKDVENLLPRIDELGFDVLYMPPVHPVGRKNRKGRNNAVTALEGEPGSPWAIGAAEGGHKAILPELGDIEDYKNLILKAKSVYDIDVALDLAFQCAPDHPYIEEHPEWFIWRPDGTIMYAENPPKKYQDIVPINFETEDHVALWKELLSVVTYWCEAGVTIFRVDNPHTKPYRFWEYIIEETHKKFPDTIFLAEAFTRPAIMAELAKRGYQQSYTYFTWRTTPQEMKEYLVELSTTELREFMQPNFWPNTPDILAYEMMGANGNQFVKRLLLAGTLSSSYGLYGPSYELMENRGNTNGKEEYYDSEKYMVRHYDWSYRNRITDNYRLLNQARKNNSALQQTNNIRFTEATNPNFLSYVKWNDQRTNFIWTIVNFDQDNTQGGHVTVPQDLLGGNGFRVTDLLTGAQYWWSSNVNYVELNPYQSPAHIFRIDFA; the protein is encoded by the coding sequence ATGCAGAACCGTTCCGTCATTGACAACGTCACTCCCCAGATCAACAACGGTCGTTTTCCGATCAAGAGAGTCGTCGGCGAACTCGTAGAGCTTTCTGCCTCGATCTTCGGTGATGGCCACGATTACCTCCGCGCCGTGGTGGAATACAAGCACGCTAAAGATAAGAAGTGGACTACGGTGGAGATGAACGACCACCCCAATGACCTGTGGACAGCCACCTTCCAAGTCACTAAGCAGGGCGTGTATAGCTACCGCATCGTTAGCTGGGTGGATCAGTTACTGACGTGGTACCGCGGCTTCAAGAAAAAGCAAGCTGCCGGGCAGGAAATGGGCGTCGAACTCGCTATCGGTGGCAACCTGCTGACGGCCGTTAAGAAGGCGCTCCCGAAGAGCAAGCAATCAGAAGTAAATAAGGCCATCAAAGCACTGGGCCAGCAGGACGAGGCGGCGGCGGTCGACTACGTGCTCGGATCCGTATTCGGTAAGATCATCAACGACTACCCTTTGCGTCGCTTCGAGACAGTTTACGATCACCAGATGAAGGTGAAGGTGGGGCGTACCCGCGAACGCTTTAGCAGCTGGTACGAACTCTTCCCCCGCTCCACCAGCCCGGACGTGGACCGCGCCGGCACTTTTAAAGACGTAGAGAATTTGCTTCCCCGTATCGATGAACTCGGCTTTGACGTGCTGTACATGCCGCCCGTTCACCCCGTTGGCCGCAAGAACCGGAAGGGACGCAACAACGCCGTCACCGCTCTCGAAGGCGAACCGGGTAGCCCCTGGGCGATCGGCGCGGCGGAAGGTGGCCATAAGGCCATCCTCCCGGAGCTTGGTGACATCGAAGATTACAAAAACCTCATCCTTAAGGCCAAGAGTGTATACGACATTGACGTGGCCCTGGACCTGGCTTTTCAGTGTGCTCCGGACCACCCTTACATCGAAGAGCACCCCGAGTGGTTCATCTGGCGGCCGGACGGTACGATCATGTACGCGGAAAACCCACCGAAGAAATACCAGGACATCGTCCCGATCAATTTTGAGACAGAGGACCACGTCGCGCTCTGGAAGGAACTACTCAGCGTAGTCACGTACTGGTGCGAAGCTGGCGTAACGATCTTCCGGGTGGATAACCCCCACACCAAGCCCTACCGCTTCTGGGAGTACATCATTGAGGAGACGCACAAGAAATTTCCCGATACGATCTTCCTGGCGGAGGCCTTTACCCGTCCGGCCATCATGGCGGAACTCGCCAAGCGCGGCTATCAGCAGAGCTACACCTACTTCACCTGGCGGACGACGCCCCAGGAGATGAAGGAGTACCTGGTCGAGCTTTCCACGACGGAACTAAGAGAATTCATGCAGCCCAATTTCTGGCCCAATACTCCGGACATCCTCGCCTACGAAATGATGGGTGCTAACGGCAACCAATTTGTCAAGCGGTTACTGCTTGCCGGAACCCTCTCCAGTAGCTACGGGCTTTACGGACCGAGTTACGAGCTGATGGAAAACCGCGGTAATACGAACGGTAAGGAGGAGTACTACGATTCAGAAAAGTACATGGTCCGCCATTACGACTGGTCCTACCGCAACCGGATCACGGATAACTACCGATTGTTGAACCAGGCACGGAAGAATAATTCCGCACTACAACAGACCAACAACATCCGCTTCACGGAGGCTACTAACCCTAACTTCCTGAGCTACGTGAAGTGGAACGACCAGCGGACGAACTTCATCTGGACAATCGTCAACTTTGACCAGGACAACACCCAGGGAGGCCACGTGACCGTGCCACAGGACCTCCTCGGTGGAAACGGTTTCCGGGTAACGGACCTGCTGACTGGTGCCCAGTACTGGTGGAGCAGCAACGTGAACTACGTGGAGCTGAACCCCTACCAATCTCCGGCCCACATTTTCCGTATCGACTTTGCCTAA